The DNA region CATCCGGCCCGGGCTGCTGGGGGGTGGACGGCATGGCCAGGCGGAGGACTTCCCATCCCCGCGGCACAGTCAGGGACTCGGCATGCTGGTCGCACAAATCGTAACAATGCGGCTCTGCGTAAGTGGCCAGGGGCCCCAGCACGGCTGTGGAATCGGCATAAACGTACGTCAGAGTAGCCACCGCCGACTGGCGGCAGGCTGACCTTGAACATTGACGGATAGCTCCCACGACATCCCAGACTACTCCGTGTCCCGGCAGGTTCGGCGTATTGCCCGCCGCAACGACGCGCCGTGTGGGCCCGTGCGTATTTTGTCGCGTAAATCTCCCGCCGGGTTTACAGTCAATGTATGCAGTCATCGAACCATGATTCAGCTTTTACGGTCCGGTTGGCTGACCCGGGTGTCCGCAATGACGGCACTGGTTCGGGCCCGTTGGGCAAGAGCTTTGCGATGCGCCGCAGGAACCGGCACGGCCGCGGCCTGCGCGGGGAACTCATGCTGCCCACGCATCCCGGTTACCGCACCCGCTCCGACCGCTTTGACGACTTGGTGCTGGACTCCGCACAGCGGCTCCACGACATCTGGGGCAAGACCCTTGATGGAGTGCGGTTTGCCGTTGATGAGATTCCACCCCAGCTGGAACAGCTCGTGGCCGATGCTGCGCCAGCGCCGATGGGCTCCTACACGCCCGCAACAGCCGACGAAGGTCCGGTCATTACCCTCTACCGCAGAGTAGTGGAACAGGGCTGCGGCAGCCGTGAGGAGCTGCAGGATCTTGTCCACGACGTTGTCGTTGAGCACACCGCGGAGATGCTGGGTGTGGCTCCCGAGACCCTGGATCCCGTTTACAGGCGCCGTTACTGATCCTGCCGCTGCTTGTCAGCACCCAGTACCCGCCTCAGCGCTCAGTACCCCAGCGTGACCGGAACCTTTTCCTGACCGGACGCTGCAGGCGTGAAGGCCAGCGTGGAGATGTCCTCCCGCCCACCCTGCTGGATCAGCAGTGCTCCGTAGGCAGCGGAGCCGGAAGCGGACACCACGTACCCCACAACCACTGACTCTTCCACCTTCTCCGGGACTTCGATGGACGTTGTAGTTCCCCCGGCGATGTCAGCTGAGGCCGCCCCGTGGATCCTACCGTCAGCCGTAATGGCCGAATACGAGATGGTGGCGCGATCCTCCAAGGCCCCGAAAACCAGCACGCGCCCGCCGCCCTGGGGCACCGGCACCACATGCTGGCTGCCCAATCTGCCGCCCGATGCCGACCAGGCTACATCGGAGGCCTGGTCGTTCTTGAGGCCGCGTGTGACGCGTGAGGCAGCGACAAACGACACATCGGAGCTCGTGGATACCGTGTACTGGCCCGCCGGGACCCCGGCGAGGGACACTTCTGTCACGGCGCCGGCCTTCGCGGTGACCACACCGCCGCCCGGAAGCGCCTGCTGGCCGTCCCGTCCGAACAGCTTGATCTCCACCACGGCGTCAGAAGCCCCCGGGACGGTCAGCTGAAGCGCAGGTCCGGCATCCTCAAAGCCTCTCTCTGCCGTGAGGGCAGCGATTCCGCCGGCATCCTGGATGTCCACCCCGGTCGTGACCTGGCGTGTCGCCGGGCCTGTCCCCGGTGCTATGAAGTCAACCCCGCCGGGCGTAAGTCCCCTGAGGACGCTCTGCTGGATAGCTGCAGCGACGGGGCCTCCTGCGCTGCGCAGGTGTACGCTGAGCCGGGCTTCGCCGGGCGCCAGACCGGCCAGGACGACTGACCGGGTGGTTCCCGGGGCCACGAGGAGACCACGGCTTCCCGGCGCCTGGATCTGGCCTTTGCTGCCGTAGAGTTCCAGGCTGACGGTGGCCGGAGTGCTGGAGGCATTGCTGAGGACCAGGACGGATGTGCGCCCCAGCGTGGTGCTGGCACCGGCAAGCCACATGTCGTTGGCAGGCTGCTGGCAGTTGGCCGCCGCTGAACCCTGCAGGTCACCGTCTGTGGCCGTATATTTCATCAAGGCGGCCGCCGATGCCTTCTGGTTGGCCACTGCATCGGCGCTCAGGACGCTGACGCCGTCCACGGCATGCCCGGCGACCACACCTGCCAGCAGTTCCTGAGGGCCAGCGGCCGCGCTTGGCTGACCGGAGTCCTTGGCGATCTCGACGGCGGTTGTCCCGTCCAGTGCTGACAGCCGGCTGCCCGGCAAAACGCCGCCGGCAGTGCTCAAAACGGCGCCTGTAACGGCGCTGGCGGCCGTCTCCGATTCAGGGCTGAATTGCGGATCAGTGCCCGCCACCGTGCCTTCGAGCAGCCGGGCGGGCCCGGGACATACACCCACACTGGAGCCGGCAGGAACAGCAGCCAGCGCGGCCGGGAAGCTGCGGCTCCCTTGCGGCTGCGGCGACACCGAGGCAGCGGTCACCACTCCTCCCGCGGCGGCAAGAATCAGCGCAGCGGACAGGATTCCGGCGAAGACTCCGGTGTGGGGGGCCTTGCCAGTCACAGGACGGTGCTGTGCCTGAGCACCTCCTGCGGGAGCCGCATCAATCGAGACCTCGTCAGTCGGCGCTTCGTCTGTCGAGTCCGCCCGGGCAGTGTCCTTATGCATTCTGGTGTTCCTTACGCAAGGAGCCCTCGTCCCTGGACAGTCCGGTGTTCGGCCGGCGGGCAGGCATGGGGATGGCGAGCATAACGGTGAGTCCGACCACCGTGACCTGCGCGATTCCGGACCACACTGTCCACGGGTTCTCGTAGCGGATGGTCAGCTGACCCGCGGAGGGCGGCAACGTGAAGGCCTGGGCCCAGCCGGACGTTGTGGGAGTGAGCTTCCGCCCGTCAAGCCAAGCCGTCCAGCCGGGATCGGACCGTTCAGCAAGCACCACCAACCGTCCTTCCGGTCCCTTGGGAACGTCGGTGTCGACGTCGTCGTATCCGGAAGGCAACAGCGCCACCGTAGCGCCGTTACCATCAATAATCCGCACGCGGTGGGCCACGTCGGCCGCCTGGAGCACCGGCTGGTTCAGGGGCGTGATCCGCCAGAGCCAGCCGACGTCGGTCTGCCCCACGGCTACGAGCCCAGGCACGGCGTCCATCCTGCTTGCAGTCAGCTGGGCGGCGGTATCAGCTGAGCGCAGGACCACAAAGCCTACTCCCAGCTGGTCCAGTTCGGGCCGCGGGTCGACACCCTGCGCGGCCACCAAAGTGGCAACCACGGAGCGGATGGTCGAGGTAACATCGTCATCTTCCCTGACCGTTTCGGTTCCCGGCCCGCCCAGGATGTTCCGGGCGGCGGCAATGGCAGAGAGACTGTCCAAAGTTGTCCCGGCGCCCCGCATCAGGGCGGCATCAAACGCGCCGTTTTCCTTCGTACTGATCAGCAGGGTCCGGGTCTGCTCGGACCCAGTGCCTCGGTCAACTGCGGTGGCAGGGAGTGTACGGGTGCTGCCGGCCTCCACAAGCCGCGGCGTGCCGAGTGGTTCCTGTCCCGTGCCCCCCGCCTGGGTGCCCGCACTGGACCGGAACAGGTTCTGGGCCGACCACGTGGCCATGCCAGCCAAGGGGCCGGCCAGCAAGAGGACCATGGACAGCGCGACGGCGGAGCGGAGCACGACATTCCGCCGCGTACTCGCAGAGGACGCCCGGTCTGCGATGTCGAGTAATCGTTCCGCACCAATGAGTCCGGCTCCGAGCAAGGCGAATCCGGCCGCTGACACCGAAGGCCCGGTGAAAGGAGTCACGAGAGTGTCCGCATTGGCGCCGGTGGCAACGTGCCCGGCCAGCCAACCGACGACAAGGATAATCAGCGCGGCCACCCAAAGGGCACGCGGCATCCGGGACGGTTTCCCCGGGACGAAAAGCGCTGCGGTTGCGAGGAGCAGCATGGGCACGCCCACCAGCAGAGCCAGCAGGAGGGCCCACGGTACTGCCCCGCCGGTGAAATAAGGCAGGCCGGCCAACCCGCCGTCGGGCGTGAACAGCAGTGGGCGGCCCAGAATTTGCTGCCATAGAGGGGCGGCATCAAAGCCCAGCGGAAGGCCGGGGTCGGCGAGTATTGCGCGCGGTCTGTCGATCACTGACAGGCCGAAGGGAATGAACAGTGCTGCACTCGGCAGCAGCGCCCACCACACCGTGCGGCCACGGCGGCCGAGCATAAGTCCGCACAGGATGATGATGACGGCTGAGGGGATCAACAGGGATGGCGCCGAAGCGGAGACAACGGCCAGGGCCAGCCCTGCGGCGGCCGCTGCTGTCCAGGACGGCACGCCGTTGATTCCCGGCCGCGCCGGAGGCCTTTCGGTAAAGCGCCGCTCTGTGGGCGAAGGAAGCACAAAGCGACCGTGGCCCACGGCAGTACCCGTTGCGCGCAGCAGTGCCAGGACCAGGAGCGGAATCATGAGGTGGGCCAGCAGGGCTCCTACCCGGCCTTGGTTCAAGGAAACCTGCAGCGCGGGGGCCGCAGCCCAGAACAGCGCGGCGACCAGGCGGAAACGGCGCCGGACGGTCAGTGCCCCCGCGGCGAACCAGGAGGTGAGCGCTGACAGGGGCGCGGCGAGCAGGAGCAGCCACGCCATGGCCGTGTTGGCGTCACCTCCGCCGAGAAGGCCCAGAATCCACAGCACATACCCGAACGGGTCACCCCTACCCGGAAGACCGGCGCCAAGGCTGATCCACCAACTGGACGCGTGGTGCCAGATTTCACCGAGTGTTGAGGAGACCGGGATGAGGCCACCACCCGTGACAGCCTCCGCCCGGAACAACCCGGACAGCCCCATGAGGGACGCAGCAGACGCGATGAGGACAGCGGCCAGTGCCCCGCTGCCCACCCAGCCGCGTTTGGTAGTGGTCAGGGCCGCGAAGTCGTCGGCCGAATCCCCGGTGGGTTGATCAGCAAGAGGATCCTTCTCCAGGCTGTCGCCGGACGAGTCATCCGCCCCGAGCGCCTCTATCAGCGACCGGCGGTGGTTCCAGACCTCGCGCCGGGGCGTCTGCAGCTTCCTGATCACGGAACGCCGGATCCGCCGGGTCCTGGCAGCCGCCCGTCTGGCCCTTGCGACGGCGCCGGGCCGCCCAAGGGCCGCGAAGGTGGCAACAAGCTGGGAGAAGCCGTGCCCCGGGTCCTTAACGGCGATGCTGAGCACCAGCTTGAAGATACTTCCCAGCAGCGCCCCTGCGGCATGGAGCGGGACCTTCCACAGGGGGGCGTGCTTGAGCCGCAGATGGACCTGGGCCTTCCTGGCAGCGGAGGCGTTGCCAAGGGCATGGGGCCTGTGTGCCACATGGAACATCCGTGCACTCGGGACCACCACCACGCGGTGTCCGGCCAGACGGTTGCGCCAGCAGAAGTCAACGTCGTCGCCAGTGCCGGGCAAGGCAGGGTCAAAGCCCTGCAAGTGCTCCCAGACGTCACGTCGGACCAGCATGCCTGCCGAGTTCACGGCGAAAGTGTCGCTGCGGCCGTTGTATTGGCCTTGATCCATTTCGTCTACGTCGATCAGGGTGAGACGTTCGGCCCACCCGCTGGTGGACAAGCCGACATCGATCAGCCGGCGACTGGCGTGCCAGTCCAGCTGCTTGCAGCCGGCGACCGTCACCGAGGGTGCACGCTCCACCGCACCCAAAAGCTCGGCCAGCGCCTCCGGGTCGGGGGCGGCATCGTCGTGGATGAGCCAGATCCAGTCGTTGGCGGCACGTCCGGATTCACCGGTCCATGGCGCCAGCGCTTCGAGGCCGGCGCGGACAGCACCTCCCAAGCCACCCTTGCCGTGCGGACGGTGGATGACGTTGGCTGCGCCGATGGCGCGCTCAAGCAGGGCAGCGGAATCGTCACGCGAACCCGTATCCACGCCGATTACGGTGTCCGCGGGCCGGGTCTGATCCGCCAAGGCAGCCAGCGTTCTGGGGAGATAGTCGCTGCCGTTGTGGGACACCACAACGGCAGTGACATGCACTTCCTGAAGAATTAGATTGCTCGCTTCCTTAGCCGCCGGCGTTCGCGCTCGGACAGGCCACCCCAGATGCCAAACCGTTCGTCGTTCGCCAGTGCATATTCAAGGCATTGCGACCGTACGTTGCACGCGCCGCAGACCTTCTTGGCGTCACGCGTCGATCCGCCCTTTTCCGGGAAGAAGGCTTCCGGATCCGTTTGGGCGCACAACGCGTCGGTCTGCCAGCCGAGCTCACCTTCGTCGTCGAAGTCCTGCTCGAAAGGCAATCCGATCCACACCGGCTGGGAAGTTGTCCCGGCCGTGACTTCGCGCAGTTCCATGGGCGGATCCAGGTCGTCATCATCCTGGTCATGTCCGCCGCCAAGGAGGGCTTCATGGGCCGCCAGGAAGGCAGTGGCCTGGTCCTGGAGGGATTCTTTTGTGTTGCGGTTGTACCGCTCCGCGGCGTCAGGATCCGCGGGATCCACGTACCAATCGCTTGGCACGCCCCTTGCGCGGTATTTTGCCGTTGCCTGTCCGGCGACGACGGCATCTTCATGGATACGCTCTACTTGCCCCAATGCGACCCTCCCCAAATGTTGCAGCCCTTGACTGGATACTTGGACACTCGGTTGTGTGCCGTATTCGCGCAATGGCCTTCGATATCTAATTACACGCGTGTAACTACTGGTGAGTCAAGCCGCGGACGGGATAATAATCAACTTCCTCCGCCAACCACGGTCACGCCACGCCCGGGAATTTTCCAGCGCCTCGCCTCCCACAACGCCAGACCGGGTCCCGGCTTGGGCAATTTGGGCCCTACATCCCATGTATTCCGGGGAAAATACAGCCTGGCCTGGAAATACGCAAGCGAAAGGAGGAGCCCCTGTGAGAAAAATCACAGGACTTCGGGGCTGCTTCGAGATGTGGGGAGCAGCCGCGGGGGGCCGCCTGGCCCAGTGACCACCTTCGGCCGCCGTGGCAAGATGTAGCCATGAGCATCCCGGCGATCGAACTGATGACAACCCTGCGCTCCGGCCACTCCACATCGCCCCGCTTGACGTGGTACGGCCCGGAAGCCGAGCGTGTGGAACTCTCCGGCCGGGTGCTGGACAACTGGGTCGCCAAGACGAGCAATTTGCTGCAGGATGAACTGGATGCCGCACCCGGAATGCGTGTGCGCCTTGACCTGCCTGCGCACTGGAAGTCACTGATCTGGGGCCTGGCAACGTGGCAGCTGGGCATGGAAGCTGTCCTGGAAGGCGCCGATGCGGACTACCTCGTCACAGACAGGCCTCCATCGTCAAAAGGAAACTACGACGCCATCATTGCTGTTGCGCTGCCGGCCCTCGCCATGAGGTGGCCGGGTGAACTGCCTGCCGGTGCGATCGACTACGCTTCCGACGTGCGCTCGCACGGAGACGTTTTTATGGCACATGCCGACCCCGCTGCGTCCACCTGTGCAGTCCACGGCCATGACGGCCAGCGTCACCTTCACGAAAACCTGCTGGACAGTTTCGCGGCCTCGCATGAGGAGGGCGTCCGGCTCCTGGTCCCCGCGGCCGACGGTCTGGAGGCGGCATTGGCGAACTCGCTGGGCGCCTGGCAAAGCGGCGGCTCCGTGGTCCTGGCACATCCGGACGTGGAACTGACGGACCACCTCCTTGCCACCGAGCGGATCCACGGCAGCTAACGCGAGGGAAATGCCGCTGGTCTACACCGCTGGACCAGGCCCTGGACTAAGGCTGGCGACTCTCCGGTGCCCGCTCTCCGCCTTCGGCCGCTGTCGTAGCCCCTTCGACTGCCGCGGGAGCCTTGGCGTGGTGGTGGAGTTCGATGAGCTCGTGGTCGTGGGAAAACTCCGGTTCCTGGTCCAGTTCCTCGTTGAAGACAAGGAACCGGTAGGCGAAGAAACGGACCACGGTTGCTATCAGGATTCCTGCCACTCCGGCTGCAAACAGCATGTTCTTGTCCGTCACATTAAACGAATACTTGGCGAGCGCCGTAAACCCCGTGGAGATGCCGATGCCAATCCCGTTAATGAGGATGAACATGAGGAATTCCCGAAGGACATTCGCCTGACGCCGGTGCCGGAAGGTCCATAGCCGGTTGGCGACCCAGGAGAAGATGGTGGCAATGCTGGCGCCGACAAAGCGCGCCTTCGCTTCACTGTCGGTCATCGGGCCGTGCATGAGGTAGTAAGTCAGCCCGTTGTCAATGACAAACGCCACACCGCCCACGGCTCCGAATTTGGCCACCTCACGCCAAAATAGGGAGGCAAGCCCCCGGATACGATCTGCAAGTGTGCTAAACATGACCCTCCATGGCCGTCGAAACTGTGGGCCACTCGGCCAGAGGCCATTTTAGCCTTGATTCACCGAACCAACCCACGGGCGTGGGCGGCAGACAGCCAAATTACCGGAAAAACCGCCCCGATGGCGGCCGAAAGCCGGGAACCCGTGAGCTTTTCGGTAGGCTGGCCCTTGTGACTTTTCCAGTAATCGGCGTGGTTGGCGGCGGCCAGCTCGCGCGCATGATGGCCCCTGCCGCCACCGCTCTTGGCTTTGAACTCCGTGTCCTTGTTGAGGGGGAAGACGTTTCTGCCTTCTCGGCAGTGTCCACCTCTCCGGTAGGCGACTACAAGGATCTGCAGACCCTGCTCGAGTTCGCGGACGGCCTGGACGTGATGACGTTTGATCATGAGCACGTGCCCACGAGCCACCTGCGCGCGCTGCAGGACGCCGGGGTCAACGTCCAGCCCGGACCGGACGCCCTGGTCAATGCCCAGGACAAACTGGTCATGCGGGCTGCGATCGACAGGCTGGAACTTCCCAACCCCGTCTGGGCCGCCGTTGCTGACGTCGCTGCCCTGGTCACATTCGGAGACGAGACCGGCTGGCCGGTCGTACTGAAAATGCCCCGTGGCGGCTATGACGGCAAGGGTGTGCGGATCATCGAATCCGCAGAGGATGCCGCGGGTGCGGCGGAGTGGTTCGAATCGATGAGCCCACTCCTCGCGGAAGCCAAGGTTGACTTCAGCCGGGAGCTGTCAGCACTGGTGGCGCGTACCCCGGACGGCGAGGCCCGGGCCTGGCCTGTGGCGCACACGATCCAGGTTGACGGCGTCTGCGACGAAGTGATTGCGCCGGCCCTGGACATCCCCTTGGAAGTCGCCGCGGCAGCAGAGGACGCGGCCTTGCGGATCGCCTCCGAACTCGGGGTCACCGGAGTCATGGCCGTGGAACTCTTCGAAACCCCGGGAACCGGCGCGGGTTTCCTCATCAACGAACTGGCCATGCGCCCTCACAACACCGGCCACTGGACCCAGGACGGTTCGGTGACCTGCCAGTTTGAACAGCACCTCCGGGCGGTCCTGAATCTCCCCCTGGGTGCCACTGACGTGCTGGGCCCGGTGGTGGTGATGAAGAACTTCCTGGGCGGCGACAACCAGGACCTGTTTTCCGCGTATCCCGCCGCCTTGGCCAGTGAACCCGCCGCCAAAGTCCACTGCTACGGAAAATCTGTCCGGCCCGGCCGGAAGATCGGCCACGTCAACCTGGTGGGAGCAACCGCCGCCGATGTGGACGCCCTTCGCCAACGTGCTGCGAGAGTGGCCAGCATCATCCGCGACGGCCGGGTTCCGGCTGAAGAATCACCACGGATTTCTGAGGAGAAAGCATGACCGCCGAAACCACCGACGCCGCCAGCAGTTCTCCCCCCAGCCCCATCGTGGGACTGGTCATGGGCTCCGATTCGGACTGGCCAGTCATGGAGGCGGCGGCGGATGCCCTGGCCGAATTCGGTATTCCGTTCGAGGCTGATGTGGTTTCTGCGCACAGAATGCCCACCGAGATGATCCGGTACGGCCAGACAGCGCATGAACGCGGACTGCGGGTGATCATCGCCGGCGCCGGCGGTGCGGCCCACCTGCCCGGCATGCTTGCGAGCGTCACTCCGTTGCCTGTCATTGGGGTGCCTGTCCCGCTTAAGACCCTGGACGGCATGGATTCGCTCCTGTCCATTGTCCAGATGCCCGCAGGGGTTCCGGTGGCCACTGTTTCGATCGCAGGAGCGCGCAACGCCGGCCTCCTTGCGGTGCGCATACTGGCCTCCGGAACTGACGAGCTGGCTGCATCCCTTCGCGCAGACCTCCTCGAATTCGCCCAGGAGCTCAATGACGTCGCCACCCGCAAGGGCGCCAACCTCCGGCAGAAGGTCAGTGAAGTCTTTGCCGACGGCAACGGCGTTCTCCGGGGCAGCCGTTAGGAAAGCGCGACATGACCAGAAGCGAAACGCAGCAGCCCGAACCCGGCACAGTCATGACTGATCCCGTTCGGTACCCGGTGAGCGCATCATCCCCTGTCCGGACCAAGCGGGCCTTTGTCCTGCTGCTCATGACCCTCCTCGTTCCGGGGAGTGCCCAGATTGTGGCCGGTGACCGCAAGCTTGGGCGCACCGCCCTGCGGGTGACTCTCTGCGTCTGGGCGCTGCTCGTCCTGGCAGTGCTGCTGCTGGTCCTTAACCGGTCGCTGCTCATCAACATCATCACCAATTCGTTCGCTTCGCTGCTGATTATTGTGCTGCTCGCGGCCCTCGCCGTCGGCTGGGCAGTCCTGTTCATCAACACCCTGCGGCTCATCCGTCCGGTACTGCTGGCACCGCCGGTTCGTCCCGCCGTCGGCGTTGCCCTGGTCCTGGCGCTGGTCCTGAGCAGCGGGTCCCTCGGCTATGCGGCCTATCTGCTGAACGTGAGCCGGAACGCCATCGGCAGCATTTTCAACGCCACCGGCCCGGCCATCGATCCCGTCGACGGCCGCTACAACTTCCTCATGATGGGCGGGGACGCCGGCGACGACCGCACCGGCCGACGCCCGGACAGCCTGTCGGTGCTCAGCGTGGACGCCAAGAGCGGACAGACGGCCATCATCTCCATCCCCCGCAACCTCCAGAACGCCCAGTTCAGCGAGGACTCCCCCATGCGCCAGATCTACCCTGATGGCTACGACTGCGGCGACGAATGCCTCATCAATGCCATCAACACCGAGGTCACCAACGAACACGCTGACCTGTATCCAGGCGTCGCAGACCCCGGCGCCCAGGCCACCCTGGAGGCGGTCTCCGGCTCACTGGGCATCACCGTGCAGGCCTACGTACTGGTGGACATGGACGGTTTCGCCAAGCTCATCGATGCCATGGGCGGTATCAGGATCAAAGCCGGCGGCTGGGTGCCCATCAGCGGTGACACCGTGGATGAGGCCAGCGGAATCCATGGGATGCCCCTGGGCTGGATCCCCGCGGGCGAGCAGAAGCTCGATGGCTACCAGGCCCTCTGGTACGGGCGGTCCCGCGAATTCGTTGACGACTACGCACGCATCCAACGCCAGCAGTGCGTCCAGCAGGCCATGCTCAAGCAGCTTGACCCCGCCACGCTCCTGTCCAAGTTTGAAGACATCGCCAACGCCGGAACCAAGATTGTTGAATCCAACATCTCACCCTCCCAGCTGGGAAGTTTCGTCGATCTCGCCATGAAGGCCAAGGGCCAGGACGTCAAGCGGCTCACCATCGGGCCGCCGGACTTTGATGCCTCCTTCTCTACCCTTCCGGACTTTGGCATGATCCATGAGCGTGTGGACCAGCTGCTCGCCTCGGCGTCAGCGGCACAGTCGGCAGGCGCCCCGGCGGACACCTTCGTGGAACCGGCCGTTTCCGGCGGCCGCCTTCAGGCGTCCGGGCCGCAGCAGCCGGCATCCCTCCTGGCAACTGGCAGAACCCAGGCACAGCCGTCGCCGTCGCCGTCGTCGGACTTCACCCCGGTGACCACCACACCGGATGGCGAACCGATTACGGAGGCCATGCTTAACCAGTTCAAGAGCGAAGGCAACGAACAGGCCATCCGGGATCTCGTGGCCACCAATGGCCAGTGCGCCCCCCTGTAGACACTTGGGGGCCCGCTGCAGCCCAGCGGGCCCTGGACCTAGACCTGCAGACCAAAGAAATGGACACCTGCTGTGTACGAAATTGAGAACGTCCTCCGCTCTTACGCTTGGGGTTCGACGACGGCGATCGCCGGGCTCCTGGGGCGGCCCGAGTCCGGCATGCCGGAAGCCGAACTCTGGATCGGTGCCCACCCGGACTCCCCGTCTGTCGTCCGCCGCGCTGACGGGTCCAAGGTCCCGCTGGATACGCTGATTGCCGAAGACCCGGAACATTTCCTGGGCGGGACGTCCGTGGCAGCGTTTGGCCCCCGGCTCCCGTTCCTGACCAAAATCCTGGCGGCGGCACAGCCCTTGTCGCTGCAGGTCCATCCCAGCCTCGAGCAGGCGAGAGCCGGTTTCGCACGGGAGAATGCCGACGGCCTGGCGCCGGACGCGCCCAACCGGAACTACCACGACGACAACCACAAGCCGGAAATGATCTTCGCCCTGACGCCGTTCCAAGCGTTGTGCGGATTCCGGCCCGCGGCAGAGACCCGGGAAATCCTGCTGCACCTCGCGGCTTACTTTGACCTGGTGGAATCGGACATCCCGCAGCTCCTCAACGAGCTGCTGGACGACCTTGCGGATCCCGACGAAAGCGCCGGACTCCGGAAGGCCTTCGAAAGGCTCATCGCGGGCGGTGAAGCAGTGTCAGAAGCCACAGGATTAACCGTTGCGGCAATCCTGTCCGGCGCTTCCCTGGCGCCCTATGAGTCCGAGCTGTCCACTGTGATCAGCCTCAACGAGAAGTATCCCGGCGATCCGGGGGTCCTCATCTCGCTGCTGCTCAACAGGATCTCGCTGGCACCGGGCGAGGCCGTCTACCTCCCGGCGGGCAACGTTCATGCCTACCTGCACGGCCTGGGAGTGGAGGTTATGGCGTCATCGGACAATGTGCTTCGCGGCGGCCTAACGCCGAAGTTCATCGATGTCCCTGAACTCCTGCGGACCATAGAGTTCCAACCGGTCGGGGTTCCCAGGCTGACCGCGGAAATTTCCGGGCTTGGCCAGGAGCTCTACCAGCCGCCGTTCAGGGAGTTCCAGCTGCAGCGGGTCGAGCTGGAGCCGGAGGCAGCTCCGGTTCCGCTGGCACAGTCGGGTGCAGCCGTCGTGATTGTCGTTGACGGCTCTGTCTTCCTGGATTCGCCCAAGGGTGACCTGCAGCTCACCAGG from Arthrobacter pascens includes:
- the purE gene encoding 5-(carboxyamino)imidazole ribonucleotide mutase — translated: MTAETTDAASSSPPSPIVGLVMGSDSDWPVMEAAADALAEFGIPFEADVVSAHRMPTEMIRYGQTAHERGLRVIIAGAGGAAHLPGMLASVTPLPVIGVPVPLKTLDGMDSLLSIVQMPAGVPVATVSIAGARNAGLLAVRILASGTDELAASLRADLLEFAQELNDVATRKGANLRQKVSEVFADGNGVLRGSR
- a CDS encoding LCP family protein, with protein sequence MTRSETQQPEPGTVMTDPVRYPVSASSPVRTKRAFVLLLMTLLVPGSAQIVAGDRKLGRTALRVTLCVWALLVLAVLLLVLNRSLLINIITNSFASLLIIVLLAALAVGWAVLFINTLRLIRPVLLAPPVRPAVGVALVLALVLSSGSLGYAAYLLNVSRNAIGSIFNATGPAIDPVDGRYNFLMMGGDAGDDRTGRRPDSLSVLSVDAKSGQTAIISIPRNLQNAQFSEDSPMRQIYPDGYDCGDECLINAINTEVTNEHADLYPGVADPGAQATLEAVSGSLGITVQAYVLVDMDGFAKLIDAMGGIRIKAGGWVPISGDTVDEASGIHGMPLGWIPAGEQKLDGYQALWYGRSREFVDDYARIQRQQCVQQAMLKQLDPATLLSKFEDIANAGTKIVESNISPSQLGSFVDLAMKAKGQDVKRLTIGPPDFDASFSTLPDFGMIHERVDQLLASASAAQSAGAPADTFVEPAVSGGRLQASGPQQPASLLATGRTQAQPSPSPSSDFTPVTTTPDGEPITEAMLNQFKSEGNEQAIRDLVATNGQCAPL
- a CDS encoding 5-(carboxyamino)imidazole ribonucleotide synthase, whose translation is MTFPVIGVVGGGQLARMMAPAATALGFELRVLVEGEDVSAFSAVSTSPVGDYKDLQTLLEFADGLDVMTFDHEHVPTSHLRALQDAGVNVQPGPDALVNAQDKLVMRAAIDRLELPNPVWAAVADVAALVTFGDETGWPVVLKMPRGGYDGKGVRIIESAEDAAGAAEWFESMSPLLAEAKVDFSRELSALVARTPDGEARAWPVAHTIQVDGVCDEVIAPALDIPLEVAAAAEDAALRIASELGVTGVMAVELFETPGTGAGFLINELAMRPHNTGHWTQDGSVTCQFEQHLRAVLNLPLGATDVLGPVVVMKNFLGGDNQDLFSAYPAALASEPAAKVHCYGKSVRPGRKIGHVNLVGATAADVDALRQRAARVASIIRDGRVPAEESPRISEEKA
- the manA gene encoding mannose-6-phosphate isomerase, class I, coding for MYEIENVLRSYAWGSTTAIAGLLGRPESGMPEAELWIGAHPDSPSVVRRADGSKVPLDTLIAEDPEHFLGGTSVAAFGPRLPFLTKILAAAQPLSLQVHPSLEQARAGFARENADGLAPDAPNRNYHDDNHKPEMIFALTPFQALCGFRPAAETREILLHLAAYFDLVESDIPQLLNELLDDLADPDESAGLRKAFERLIAGGEAVSEATGLTVAAILSGASLAPYESELSTVISLNEKYPGDPGVLISLLLNRISLAPGEAVYLPAGNVHAYLHGLGVEVMASSDNVLRGGLTPKFIDVPELLRTIEFQPVGVPRLTAEISGLGQELYQPPFREFQLQRVELEPEAAPVPLAQSGAAVVIVVDGSVFLDSPKGDLQLTRGGSAFLPASEAPVNVHPVAGASDVAIAFAVTTSMKG